GAGAGGGACCAGAGCTACTTCCTGTACAGTCTGACCCAGGCCCAATTGGCCCGAATCTGCTTACCCGTTGGTCAAATGACTAAGGATCAGGTCCGGGAACGGGCGGCGGCCCACGGTCTGAGGATCGCCGCCAAGGCCGACAGCCAGGATCTCTGCTTTGTCGGCCGGGATTACCGGACCTTCCTGCGGGAGCAGTGTGGGGACCGTCTGAGGCCGGGTCCGATTACAGACCGTGCCGGTCGGATCCTCGGAGAGCATGCGGGCCTGGCGCTTTATACCGTAGGCCAGCGCAACGGCTTGGGGCTGGCAGGCGGTCCCTTTTACGTGATCCGGCTTGACCCGAAGACCAACGCGGTCGTCGTGGGCAGACGGGAGGAGTTGCTACAGCCTGAATTCGTGGCCGACCAACTCAATCTTGTAGCGTGGGACCGCTTGACTGGGGAACGGCCTGTTCTGATGAAGGTTCGCTCCCGCCAGGCTGTGATGCCGGCGACCGTTTCTCCCCTCGGCGATGGCCGGATACGGGTCCGATGGCAGCACGCCCAGCCCGCTTCCGCGCCAGGCCAGGCGGCCGTGTTCTACGATGCCGCGGAGCCCGACCTGCTTGTGGGCGGCGCCACCGTCGCAGCAGATCCTGAGGCGCAGTGAGCAACGAAGGCGGTAGGTGCGTGCTGCCGTCTACCGCGCTGATTTGCAAACATGAGCATAGGACCCCATCGGCGGTCACATCGCGACATCGGATTGATCTGTGGAATCAACTTAAAGAG
Above is a genomic segment from Candidatus Methylomirabilota bacterium containing:
- the mnmA gene encoding tRNA 2-thiouridine(34) synthase MnmA; the protein is MSRKPRVVVAMSGGVDSAVAAVLLIEQGYEVVGISLKLLARDAGDGSERTDRCCSVKDAEDARLVAAQLGIPYYVLNYESQFHREIIQEFTEGYITGLTPNPCVRCNELVKFGSLLRQAVGLGAERLATGHYARVEREYAGGRYLLRRGFDDERDQSYFLYSLTQAQLARICLPVGQMTKDQVRERAAAHGLRIAAKADSQDLCFVGRDYRTFLREQCGDRLRPGPITDRAGRILGEHAGLALYTVGQRNGLGLAGGPFYVIRLDPKTNAVVVGRREELLQPEFVADQLNLVAWDRLTGERPVLMKVRSRQAVMPATVSPLGDGRIRVRWQHAQPASAPGQAAVFYDAAEPDLLVGGATVAADPEAQ